The Epinephelus lanceolatus isolate andai-2023 chromosome 10, ASM4190304v1, whole genome shotgun sequence genomic sequence TGGGTTGGTTCCTTGTCATTTCCTCTCCCGATCCCATTGCTTACTCTCTTATTGCCTGCACTCCCTCTCCTAATCCCTTTGGTAATTTTTCACCATCCTTGCACTTCTTCTTCGGATCCTCTTTGTGTCCTTTGTACGTAAACAGAAGAACCtgtgttggttttgtttttatataacaAGTAAATGTTTTTCATAAACTGAATGTCTGCGACCtctctgtgacctttgacctctgtacTCAGCTGTTGGAGGGGGCAAGTGCGGAGCAGAGGGAGAACCTTGGGGTCACGACCCCCGACTATTATTTCTACCTCAACCAGTCAGGAACCTACACTGTGGAGGACATCAACGACAAGAAGGAGTTCTCTGACACTAtggtctgtgtctgtctgtctgtctgtctgtctgtctgtctgtcgacCTGTTtgactgactgtctgtctgtctgtccatcaggAGGCGATGTCAGTAGTGGGTCTCTCTCCAGAGGATCAGGATTCAGTTCTTCAGCTCGTTGCAGGAATTCTTCATCTGGGAAACATCAGCTTCAGAGAAGAAAACAACTACGCTGTGGTCGAAAGCCAGGACTGTAAGATActacacaatatacacaataaaaACGACACACTACAACACAGTCGAGGTGATAATATGGAGTCAAATAAGAGTCAGTAAGGTGGTGAGTTCATGAAATAAAGTTCAGGTGGACGCAGGTGTTTGAAACACAACAGGAAGTTAGTTACCAGAGTTTAGAAACTCTCCGTCCTTTTCTTTATCATAACTCAGTGAAATATGAACTCCCTGATATAAAACTCATGTTGAGATCATTTAGTGTAACTACACTCCCTGAGGATGTCATTATTTCTGATCATTATCCATCCAGAATAGAAAGAAAAGAACTCGCCTGAGAGTCGCcatgtttttaagttttcttcagtCTCAGACAGTAGTCCAGTGATAGACGTCTGTACGTCCGTGGTCACACtgcaaacaggagctgctggtagATCGTTCAGCTCACTTTGAAGGGAGGCACTTTGACATGTTAACAAATACACACTAAACAAACAGAGATCTAGCTGTAGCCTGCAGCTAACTCCCTGTTCTTGGATCCATGAAGCTGAGAACCATAAAGAGAGAATTAAACAGACTGAAGATTTTGGGTGAATTATTTTAACAGACTTCTTGTTGGGTCTCTGATGGTTAAATGGTCTTCGTCTGTCTTCCCGTCAGTCCTGGCGTTCCCGTCCTTCCTGTTGGGGATCCCTCAGGACGGCCTCTGCAGTAAACTGACCAGCAGGATTATGGACAGTAAGTGGGGCGGGAAGACCGAGTCCATCGCTGTCACCCTGAACACAGAGCAGGCCTGTTTCTCCAGAGACGCCCTGTCCAAAGCTCTGTACACCCGACTCTTCGACCTCCTCGTTGACGTCAGTTGCTTCAACactccacacacactttgttttatttcacgctttgttttattctgtgctgataaatttaatttgtgtgtctgtgtgtgtgtgacagtgtattAATAAAGCCATGCAGAAGGACCAAGAGGAGCTCAACATCGGAGTCCTCGATATCTACGGTTTCGAGATCTTCCAGGTATGAATACACACACTTGTTTGTTCTTCACTACTTGTGAGGACCTTCAGtcactatgtttacatgcacactaatattccactgttATTCCGAATATGAATAGGTCATATAAACAGCTTTGGATATTCTGAATTAGGCGTTTTGCGGAAGAAAGCATTTTCTGATGATGACATGTGGGATATGCCgatattattcaggttttaggagcattctttggcCATGTATACAGTGCGTGCAAAAGCAAAGTGTTTtaaaagctgcagctgtgatgACAGGCAGGTGCTTCGGTGGACACTCGCAGAAGTACGAGCTAGCTATACTGTAGCAAGACAATGGAAATCACTGACATTTCCAAAGATTTCTTAATATTTTGACAATTCAACAATTCAGTTCAACATCATCTGATGTTCGGTGGAAATGCTATCCCAGGCCTAGTTTTTATTCTGCCTGTCGAGTAGCACTGTAACAGGGTATTCAGACACCAGGAtcatcagctcctccatcttgtctTCTTTTGCTTCCATGATTCCCACTATTTAATCAGCTGGGCAGGTGGCAACTGCCAGAAGTCAAGCAAAATCTTGACATGTCCACGTGGGCAGCAACTGCTTCTTACCCCTACTGCCATGTTAGAAACCGCTTCCCCTCTGCTGCCTTCCCCTCATTAAATGATTTACCAGGAGTTACGGTGTGGCGGTCTGAAAGCCCCTTAAACTGTGAGTctttactgcagtttgtgacgcacagcctcttgcctgtttaaGGTGTGTTTTCTGCGTTATCATGGAtacgttgtacacaaaccagcAGCCAACAGTTAGCAAGGCTGAAGTAGAGACGCCTGTCCAGAAGAAAAGCAAAGATTTGTAGTCAGAAGGAGAAACATGCCTTctattaaacattatgaaagacttggatatcaacaggtttttggatatgagCAAATATCGCAATGCCGACCTTTTTTAAAGGAGGTGGTtggaaggaatgaaagagggatgCTGTGGTCACATAGTCGAACAAGTCCGCCGTCAGTAGGAAacctttttcatattttgacatgacaAGTGACATGTTAGAGTGTGTTAATCGCAGTGTgtacagctgcatgtaaacaagaatattagtggaatatttattttcatttatcatgtaAGAGGCGTAGTAGAAATATTGTCAGAAATCGGAATATGCAAATGCAGTCACTGACACAATAAGCTCTctaacactgaatgtaaacctGATTCTGAACctaaaaacaagatgaaaccTCCAGGCAGCACTTTGAAAATGTGACAACTGGACAAAATTTTCTCAAGTCTCAGAAAGGACGAAATCTCTGAGCAGAACTACAAGTACAGGCTCAGATAAGGGTCAATAATGTTTTGCGTTTATGAAGTTTGAAAATGTTGTGCACCAGTGAgtttatacaaacacacacatacacacacacacacacacacacacacacacacccacccccACCTGCTCATAAAACTGGTAGTGCACCTTCCCTTGAGGGTTGTTGAATagcattctgggaaatgtaggGAATTGCTAAATTGTTTGAAGGAAGTAGTAAAAAAgtacttttttctctctctttcatttattttaataatatgcCAACTAAAGTGTGGGTGTGAGTGCTGACACCTTCTGGTGACATGAGGTACTGATCCTCTGCGGTCAGCTGGTCTATGACTGTATTACATTCAGTGGATGTCAGTCGGTACGCGTCGGTAATTTTGGTGAAGCTGGTGAgatctgacatggaagctaagcaatctgctgctgtagacgagggcagcagcaaaatgtattttagccacctgaaaaaagtcccacctaaaaaatctATAACATTTTAAGTGTGCGCtgtattgagaatattttcaccattttaccatcatgtcagacagtgatttctgtTGGGAAATGAAGCCATTATGTTGCACTTTTcaacaccagactccattgacaaaaacagtgatttaacattatgaaacacaggagctgctggtctacagccgcatcaatcagttagtttgttgtgttattgcgtgactttggtgtttatcagggttagtttggatccgccgaagtcacacaataagacAAAGTAACTAACTGGACGTAGCAGCGGTcgatcagcagctcctgtgtgcaGCGAGCTAGAATtggtgtttttctcaatggagtctggtggctttgaggagaCCATAGATggagaactgaagctgttattgGCCTCCCTGTTGGAACAGGCTCTCTGACGGAGAGGTAGAGcggtttgatttttttaaggtgAGACTTTTAGAggaggctaaaatacattttgctgctgacccccgtccacagcagtacattgcttagcttcagtGTTGGACTCCAGTCTACTTCTACCAACTGGGGCTTGGTGACCATCTACTGTGGGTAATACCCAGACTACAGAtaaatacctcatacaaccccatttCAGAATATCCAATCTATTCCattatttgattgattgatctgaTTTTTAGTCTGCGGTGACATGTGAATTTCCCAAGTGTGGGATTAATGAAGTTTATCTTATGTTATCTTATCTCTTAATAACTTGTGTTCTTTTTCAGCGAAACGGCTTCGAGCAGTTCTGCATCAACTTTGTGAACGAGAAGCTGCAGCAGATTTTTATTGAGCTCACACTGAAGGCAGAACAGGTAAtacatcatgatgtcatcacagcatgatgtcatcacattaaTTATGCCTCTGATGTTCGTCCTAACCTGTGACTCCATCAGTGTTATAAGACAAATCTTCTTCTTCCCTGGTTTATTTGCTGTAGTTGTTGATTGGAATGATTTTTCTTGTCCTTTCTACTTCCTGTCTCcatgttcttcttctctccttctgATCCACAGCTGTCTTTTTCCCTTCTGTTGTCACAGCGTATCAGAATAAAAAGATTTAAcgtgtttctgtctctgcaggAAGAATATGTTCAGGAGGGGATTAAATGGACGCCCATCGAGTATTTCAACAACAAGGTGGTCTGTGACCTCATCGAGTCCAAACTGGTGAGTAAACAATCAGTGAGGAACCATTTCCTTCGTTTGTCTTTATCatataaagttaaaaacaagacagaatTATCAGGAACATCAACAAAAAAGCAAGACTGAAGATGCAATCAAGACAGAaatacagtaattaaaatataaatagagCTCTGTTTTTCATCTCATCATTTCTCTGACCGTTTCCCAGAATCCTCCTGGGCTCATGAGCATCCTGGACGACGTGTGCGCTACAATGCACGCTAAAGGTGAAGGAGCAGATCAGACGCTGCTGCAGAAACTTCAGGGACAGGTGGGATCCCACGAACACTTCAGCAGCTGGAACAGAGGATTCGTCATCCACCACTACGCTGGGAAGGTACGCGGTTCATCTGTTACCTGCTCAGgtgttcacctgtctgtctgtctgtctgtttataatctccatctgtctgtctgtccaggtGTCATATGACGTCAGCGGGTTCTGTGAAAGAAACAGAGACGTGTTGTTTAATGACATCATCGAGCTGATGCAGAGCAGCGAGTTGTGAGTACtctaagtgtgtgtatgtgtgtgcgtgcgcttGTGTGATGACCTCTCTCTGACCCCtgtctgtgatgtgtttgtggtCAGTCCGTTCATCAAAGCTCTGTTCCCTGAGAACCTGGAGGCCGAGAAGAGAGGGCGTCCCACCACCGCCAGCAGTAAGATCAAGGTGAGACAGGCGCAATGACCGACAGATGGAGACTGAATGACTCCACctttcctctagcgccacccTCAGGACAAAGTTAACATGTTTAGCTTCACGGCTGTTAAGACTGTCAGAAGAAGAAATCATCTTTGTTCAGATTGTGGCCGTAATGACATCTGCAGCCTGTAGGGGGCACTGCAGACTTTCAGAGAGTGTTTTCTTATAATAATGGCTTCAGGTTGCCAATGTCGGGCTGTTTTcgtcaacacgttctcactcatAATACGACAGCTTGAACAGTGGCCCTACGCTTCAAACTATGACGCCCTAGGTTCCCAACTAGCGTCAGCTTTGGATGTGTCAGTCACCGGAAACGTGGGGTTAGCCACCAACTCTACCGTAGCATAAGGCAACTAAACCACTTGGTTAGCTCTGGTAAAACTGTGATGGTTTAGGTTTAAATTACTGTGTTTGTTACAGTAACTTAATGAGTTTGTCACTTGACGACTCTGTCATGTAAAGATCCCGTCAGGTAGCATACGCCAACATACGTTAAGTGTCCGAAGAAACTGAACAGTGGTCTTTTAGGTAAAAGTCTAACCCACCCAAGTTTGATGCACACCACCCTTTCCTCTCGTTCTACTTGGACATTCTACTACGATGTTGCCACAGATGGGATATATCAGAGTTAGCTGACTGCCTGTTGCATCTTATACAGTACATCTCGTGCACTGGTTCAGGCAAggggtccagatttgtccttcgtcattagttcaaagtccacacagtttaaaatatgcagcgtcatacttgtgtttggccatgtcgtcgacctagtttactgtctctgtcaagtagctgtctgttagtcactcactctacagcaggaaacagcacttcaaaataaaagctctgagcCGGATATTCACTGTAcgtcaaaataaagtgtgtttttttttattaacttgaCACATTCGTGAGTCACTtgaggtccattcagaatggacccatgacccacttttggaccatgacccaccagttgggaaccactgatcttatgttagctgttagcaaaaTGTCCGCAATTTGGCCAAGGTGGTCCTGGATTGGTACTTGCTATCAGCCAATTTGCCTGTTCAGGAAACAGAATTAGTATCAGGAAGGAAAAAATGGTGTCAGAACATCTGTGGTTAACAGCGCTAACAGGCAAAACTGACCCGTCTTCTTTTAGAAACAAGCCAACAGTCTGGTCCAGACTCTGATGAAGTGCACCCCCCACTACATCCGCTGCATCAAACCCAACGAGACCAAACGCCCCCGGGACTGGGAGGAGAAGCGGGTCAGACATCAGGTGGAGTACCTCGGCCTCCGAGAGAACATCAGAGTCCGCCGCGCAGGATACGCCTATAGACGGGTTTTCAACAAGTTCctacagaggtcagaggtcaaaaagAGTAACATCCTGCACACCGTACTGCTGCTGCAAACATGCTGACATGAGACTTGTGTGCTGCAGGTACGCCATCCTGACTAAGGAGACGTGGCCTAAATGGAGAGGCGAGGAGCGTCAGGGAGTCCTGCACCTCCTCAGCTCCGTCCACATGGACCAGGACCAGTACCAGCTGGGCAGAAGCAAAGTCTTCATCAAAGCTCCAGAGTCGGTatgaaacactcacacacaggaaGGACAGCTCAGGACGGGGTTTATCCTGCTGTAACGTTTTTCAGTAAAGCTTTCTGTTAACACGAACACTGAGGTTCAAAGTAAGCAGACCCTCAACAGAACCTCCTGATCATTAAACTAGACTGTAGGGTTTTGTTCTGGGGCCAGTTACACAAAGCACCTTAATTTTGCTCCTAAAGTGTGACACTTAAGGCTTAGATGAAATACCTCGCCAATAACTGACTGGAAAGATCCTGTTGCATTAAACCCGGAGCAGTCATTGATTAAAAGGGCTGAGtcctttgtctctgtcttctcTTTATGTTTGTTGTCTCTATTTGTCACTCTGCAGCTCTTCTTGTTGGaggagatgagggagaggaagtATAATGGTTACGCCCGGGTTATCCAGACGGCATGGCGGAAACACATCGCTGTCCGCAAGTATGTCAAGATGAGGGAGGAAGGTAAGACTGTCTCTCATAAGTGTGCTGAGGATGCATCACGTTtgacttttgtttgtgtcttggACAAAGACATTTTGTCTTTCAATCTCCTGAATGATCCTCTGTTTCTCCCAGCCTCTGACGTCCTGCTGAACAAGAAGGAGCGCCGCAGAAACAGCATCAACAGGAACTTTGTCGGTGACTACCTTGGGACGGACAACCATCCTGAGATCAGACAGTTTGTCGGCCGCAGAGAGAGGATTGACTTTGCCGACGTCGTGGTGAAGTTTGACCGAAGATTCAGGGTAAAAACAGCAATGACAGCTAATCTCACAACAAATCTTTGCCCTTCCTCCTCAAAGTCGACTGTATGTAGAACTTAAAgagaaattttggtttatttcaacccatctcctatcgtcctaaatttgtttcaagtcactagtgacatagaaataacaGTTAGcgtgttagccgttagcctagatacagccgtagcgtcacacctgttaaaacttaattgaacaggcatcctttcaagtgcaaagttagtccactaaacaagctttttctccacaaagaccgcctcatatcgttaggataaatgtcagagaacatatagaaaacgacatgtaaacgtgttgtcttaccttactggtgtgctgccatgtttgttgtttaccatttagctaaggctgcaaccggtcccattccttgcaacagaggtattcctgttctgtgggcattggggcacagcattcacaggtacaccaccaatctccagagctaaagccttccagcagccattcctcctctgtcttcctctacctgttgtgcctctctctctctctctcctccgttcttcagtttcacgaagctcttcgtcagtgtattctggctcaaataaataagtaaagtttgtatataggctttccacatcgagagttGATGGgtgcccttatttatttgagccagaatacactgacgaagagcttcatgaaattgaagaacggaggagagagagagagagaggcgcaacaggtaacgttagaggacgacagaggaggaatggctgctggaaggctttagctctggagattggtggtgtaacgttacctgtgaatgctgtgccccaatgcccacagaagaggaatgcctctgttgcaaggaatgggaccggttgcagccttagctaaatggtaaacaacaaacatggcagcacactggtaaggtaagacaacacgtttacatgtcgttttctatatgttctctgacatttatcctaacgatatgaggcggtctttgtggagaaaaagcttgtttagtggactaactttgcacttgaaggatgcccattcacttacgttttaacaggtgtgaCGCTATGgttgtatctaggctaacggctaacatgctaactattatttctatgtcactagtgacttgaaacaaatttaggacgataggagacaggttgaaataaaccgaaatttcccttaaGTTATGACTACAGAGTCTCACCTATACATTGTCAGATCTGTTCACCATGGTTTATCGAGCCAGTTGTTCAATAATGTGGGCGAGGGTGGACTTCAAGTCAGATCGGTCTTGTCCCTGGTACTGCTTAAGGGCAGAGTTGTGGATTAATGCTATCTTAGTGGCTCCCCAGTCACATCTATTTCAGAGAAACCAGTCAAGTTCCTCAGCCAGTCTTTGAGATGCTGTTGAGTCAACCATACAAGAACTTGAGGTTTAGCAAGCTAATGTGAACAAGTAGATGTTTCAGAGATCTCTGTTCACTGCTGCTCAGAGTCAAGTCTGTTTATGTTTTGGCCaaaaatcacaaatcacaaatgtgaattttttttttgttttttttggccaaaatcacaaaaaagttTGCTGtcagaattcaccaaattcagtTCATCAgtacacttcctgtttgaacactttctgtttctgttgttccGCAGACCGTGAAGCGGGACCTCATCCTGACCTCGAAGTTCCTGTACCTGATCGGTCGAGAGAAGGTGAAGCAAGGTCCAGATAAAGGTCAGATCCAGGAGGTTCTTAAGAGGAAGATTGAGCTTGACAAGATCCAGTCTGTTTCCCTGAGGTACACCACCAGAACCAGACCTAGAACTGGAACTAGAGCCAGTCCGGTTCAGTTAAGTTCGTTACACGTTTTAatggttatttttgtgtttccattgtcaaaaTTGTGGATACTAACAAAAGAATGGCTTCAGttcatcctgtttttttttacctgtcttTTGAGGTACGTAGCACACTGATCCGATAcgaaaacactgcagtctgtcgATTGGAACAGTGGCAATAAacactccagcctgttctttttttgtcctGAAAATGTCGCGCAACCCCGATCACAGACGATCAGCAGGGTACAGACCTTCCTCTGCATTGCTGATGAAGCGGCAATACAGCAAGAGCTGTGTGGAGCGGTGACACAACTGTTACCATCTGCAAACAACCCCGCCTACATTTAAAAGTACTGTCTGTGGTACTCTGACCCACATGTTCTTTGTTTTACCCAAaatcaaaccaaaataaaaataaaattaaggcTGTGAAGTTAAGTCAATAAAGTAAATATAGTGGTATAGTGGTTCAGCACTTTAAGAAATtctcttatttttgcatttttgccaaGAGTTACAGAACAatattgttaacactgtgttaAAAATCCGGGTGTggctaaaaacacagacaggttgtCACAGCATGTTGTAATTGCACCCAACTCGAGGCGTGATTAACTCAACACGTAATCGTTGGCACTTAATATTAGTTGACTCTGATTGAAGACGGAAGTTTTTGATGCACATCTACTGCTGTTTCTcagtgattttgttttgtgtttttccttcaGCACTCTGCAGGACGACTTCTTCATCATCCACGAAGAGGAGTACGACAGCATTCTTCAGAGTGTCTTTAAAACCGAGTTCCTCAGTCTGTTGGTCAAACGTTACCAAGAGAAAACCCAGAAGAAGCTGCCGCTCAAATTCAACAACCTGTCAGTACCgtgacttttttattttgtttaactcagatgttaaaaaatacaaacatgtcGTTCTTGACTTTTGTGCTAATTTAAGTACTTCAGAAAATCAACGCGGCTAAAATAAAGTCTGACAGCTGTGATAGTTTTCTAAATTAAATTGAACTTTAACTCTATCCCTCCGTCTGTCTCCATCCTCCAGTCTGGAGTTTAAGGTGAAGAAGGGTGGCTGGGGTCCTTTCAGCTCGTCAGGGTCCAGACAGATCCAGTTCCAGGCAGGTCAGGGGGACGAGGCCGTCCTGAAGCCCAGCGGGAAGGTCCTGCAGGTGTCAATCGGACCGGGTCTGCCCAAAAACTCCAGTAAGTTCAGACCTGACTCACCACATATTCTACCACAACTTCCTGTGGGCTCccctcacttcctgtctttgatTTGTAGGACCAACGAGGAAGGACAACCGCAAGAGTCGCTACATGGGCCACCAGGCTCCGCAGTCCAACCAGTACGGCTCAGGTACCAGAGAACAACCCCTGAGGTGTCAGGATGTCACTGCAACTACTGGTTTATaatttggctttttttcttcAGGTCCTCGCTCCAGAGGGGGCGGAGCTCCCAGAGGCTCCAGGTCCTCCAGAGGCTCCCTGATCAGGCAGCAGTCCAGCATGGAGCAGCCGACTCTGCCCCGCCTCCAGAGCCAGCATCGCCGCAGCAACCAGGCCCCACAACACGACATGGGCTTTATGAACGTCCCCGAGCAGGGCGCCGCAGGGTGAGGCCACTGGGAGTAGTGTAGTCAGTATAACTAACTACAGCAGTATAGCCAGTGTGACCAGGGTCACCAGTATAAACAGTATAACCAGTAACTTAGTGTTGCTAAAGTCACCTCACAGGACTAACAAAGGTTTAAACTGACCTGCGCTCCAGAGCATGTCGGTAGCAGAACGTGCTGCCCTTGGACTGGAACCAGCAGCTCTCCAGTCACACCAGAacttaaataacttttttttcctctggtcCACTGTAATCCCTGCGTGTTGCCTGCAGGTTGCAGCGACGGCGTTCAAAGGAGGTGAAGCCTCTTCCTGGAGCAGGTCGACCCAAACCGGCTCCGAAACCGAAGCCTCGGTCCCCACAATGCAGAGCTCTGTACGCCTACGATGCCCAGGACACCGATGAGCTCAGTTTCaatgctgatgatgtcatcgaGATACTCACAGAAGGTACTGCTATCAGTGCTAGAAACACTACTGTAACTGTTACTTTTAATACCATGACTACTGGTGCTGTAGATTCTACTGTTAGCACTACAGTTAGCTCTACTGTTAGCACTACAGTTAGCTCTACTGTTAGCTCTACTGTTAGCTCTACTGTTAgcactactgctgctgttactaATGACATTGCTACTGCAGTATTACCTTTattactacttctactacttgTAGTTATACTTTTACCAGTTCGACCTACAGTAATGCTACTATTCTACGACATCTAGTACTGTTGCTCCTTGTAGTACGACTGATTAATTCTACTTCTAGTACTAGTTATTTTAGATTACTACTGCACTACTTCTAGTACTACTActatagccccgtttccactgagcagtacagtatggttcagttcagttcgatacgcttttttttacatttccactggaaaaagttgtggatggtaccaatggaactgttctgtaccatccccatgtttggtcccccctctgttggggtacctagcacacagatctggtattaaaaggtggagctgtgaacactgcagtctgattggtcagtagaggacggtcactctgctcagggctgagttgtgtctggttttgaggctcatgtaaccactgttcatactgtggagagttttattattgtaacaataaaatgaaaggatgttttgctgcctctcacagctgctggagtcagagaaaaaataacttcattcactgggccaactgccggtgacttttaaggtggaatgttaacgTTGCTCAATGCATCAGGTGacaacatgaatccatcagcacaccttaaagttcactgtgacaactttgaccatcactttagtttttatatgacacacacttttattaatgagtggatcttcaagcatttatatatattaatttcggcCGGGTTATATGAACCGCATAttttctaatcctcactcagagaaaagaaaagcatcGCAGAGTGTCGTTcttgtgggctacagcaacactaaacccctgagcttgcctgagaaggaccaAATGCACAAaactgctatttttaaatatcccatggagagagactctcactgcagcctgttttactttgttctgaaaatatcggcgtgcagcctcgttctgtggacgataaatgaggtgcagactgataaaggaggaaatacagtgagtgctggacggagcagggagtgacaacaaccccgcccacatttaagagtactgtttgtggtggaaacactagggtctaggtaccatgtctgaagggttactgttggttccacagggaccatactgaaagtgtttggtggaaacggggctttagtgcGTCTGTCTGGTGTTATAATACAAACAAAGTTGTGTGTCTGTCATTCAAGAAATGATCTCACATCAGTTGCAT encodes the following:
- the myo1eb gene encoding myosin IEb, translating into MGSKERYHWQAQNVKVSGVDDMVLLSKINEDAITDNLKKRYMDDYIFTYIGPVLISVNPFKQLPYFTDREVELYQGAAQYENPPHIYALADNMYRNMMIDNENQCVIISGESGAGKTVAAKYIMSYVSKVSGGGDKVQRVKDIILQSNPLLEAFGNAKTVRNNNSSRFGKYFEIQFSRGGAPDGGKISNFLLEKSRVVSQNPGERSFHIYYQLLEGASAEQRENLGVTTPDYYFYLNQSGTYTVEDINDKKEFSDTMEAMSVVGLSPEDQDSVLQLVAGILHLGNISFREENNYAVVESQDFLAFPSFLLGIPQDGLCSKLTSRIMDSKWGGKTESIAVTLNTEQACFSRDALSKALYTRLFDLLVDCINKAMQKDQEELNIGVLDIYGFEIFQRNGFEQFCINFVNEKLQQIFIELTLKAEQEEYVQEGIKWTPIEYFNNKVVCDLIESKLNPPGLMSILDDVCATMHAKGEGADQTLLQKLQGQVGSHEHFSSWNRGFVIHHYAGKVSYDVSGFCERNRDVLFNDIIELMQSSEFPFIKALFPENLEAEKRGRPTTASSKIKKQANSLVQTLMKCTPHYIRCIKPNETKRPRDWEEKRVRHQVEYLGLRENIRVRRAGYAYRRVFNKFLQRYAILTKETWPKWRGEERQGVLHLLSSVHMDQDQYQLGRSKVFIKAPESLFLLEEMRERKYNGYARVIQTAWRKHIAVRKYVKMREEASDVLLNKKERRRNSINRNFVGDYLGTDNHPEIRQFVGRRERIDFADVVVKFDRRFRTVKRDLILTSKFLYLIGREKVKQGPDKGQIQEVLKRKIELDKIQSVSLSTLQDDFFIIHEEEYDSILQSVFKTEFLSLLVKRYQEKTQKKLPLKFNNLLEFKVKKGGWGPFSSSGSRQIQFQAGQGDEAVLKPSGKVLQVSIGPGLPKNSRPTRKDNRKSRYMGHQAPQSNQYGSGPRSRGGGAPRGSRSSRGSLIRQQSSMEQPTLPRLQSQHRRSNQAPQHDMGFMNVPEQGAAGLQRRRSKEVKPLPGAGRPKPAPKPKPRSPQCRALYAYDAQDTDELSFNADDVIEILTEDPSGWWFGRLRGREGMFPGNYVEKI